A region from the Melioribacter roseus P3M-2 genome encodes:
- the hemE gene encoding uroporphyrinogen decarboxylase, with the protein MNLQNDLFLKACKKENTERTPVWIMRQAGRYLPEYRKVREKYDFLTMCKTPELAAEVTVQPVDIIGVDAAIIFSDILVIPEAMGMKLEMVESKGPKLYEPVRNIDSINNLKKIDPYKDLKYVLDAVSLTKKELNGRVPLIGFSGSPWTLMTYMVEGGGSKNFSEVKKFIYNQPEAAHRLLGMISDAVAEYLSAKLDSGADALQIFDTWGGILSPHDFEEFSLRYIKEVISKINRKDQPVIVFAKGVHYSIEKLADSGAEVLGLDWTMNLGEVRKQVGDKVALQGNLDPTVLYAGKDKIFEETVRTLNSYGKGPGHVFNLGHGILPDIDPEKVKFLVAAVKEESKKEFLYKEKRQVRNVRYKS; encoded by the coding sequence TTGAATTTACAAAACGATTTATTTCTGAAGGCTTGTAAAAAAGAGAACACGGAAAGAACTCCGGTTTGGATAATGAGACAGGCGGGCAGGTATTTGCCAGAATACAGAAAAGTGAGAGAAAAATACGATTTCCTTACGATGTGTAAGACGCCCGAACTGGCGGCTGAAGTTACAGTTCAGCCGGTTGACATCATCGGAGTCGATGCGGCAATAATTTTTTCGGATATTCTCGTAATTCCCGAGGCGATGGGCATGAAGCTCGAGATGGTCGAAAGCAAAGGACCAAAACTTTACGAACCGGTTAGAAATATCGATTCAATAAATAATCTTAAAAAGATCGACCCTTATAAAGATTTGAAATACGTGCTCGACGCAGTATCGTTAACGAAAAAGGAATTGAACGGGCGCGTCCCTTTAATAGGGTTTTCCGGCTCGCCCTGGACATTAATGACATACATGGTTGAAGGCGGAGGTTCAAAAAACTTTTCGGAAGTCAAGAAGTTTATTTATAATCAACCGGAAGCAGCCCACCGTCTGCTCGGAATGATTTCCGATGCGGTTGCAGAATATTTGTCAGCCAAATTGGATTCGGGCGCCGACGCGCTTCAGATTTTCGATACATGGGGCGGCATTTTGTCTCCTCACGATTTCGAGGAGTTTTCTCTCAGATATATTAAAGAAGTAATCTCAAAAATTAATCGGAAAGACCAGCCCGTTATTGTATTTGCAAAAGGCGTTCATTATTCGATTGAGAAATTGGCTGACAGCGGAGCGGAAGTACTGGGCCTCGACTGGACAATGAATCTGGGCGAGGTCAGGAAACAAGTCGGGGATAAAGTCGCTTTGCAGGGAAACCTCGACCCGACGGTTCTTTATGCCGGGAAAGATAAAATCTTCGAAGAAACTGTAAGAACTCTTAATTCTTACGGAAAAGGTCCCGGACATGTTTTTAATTTGGGCCACGGTATCCTTCCCGATATCGACCCCGAAAAAGTTAAATTTCTCGTTGCCGCCGTTAAAGAAGAAAGCAAAAAAGAATTTTTATATAAAGAAAAAAGGCAGGTAAGAAATGTTCGATATAAATCTTGA
- the hemA gene encoding glutamyl-tRNA reductase has product MNFVGITINHKTAPIETLESLHLNRDEIIEFISRLKENFKEGVIISTCNRTEIYSLLPNYNLDSNKIIASLLEFKKVENLKNEHFRKFFSCGAVKHLFSVAAGIDSLVIGDSQILGQVKEAYEISEDINFSGSVIKRVFEAALKVGKRAIKETAIGEGAVTVSYAAVQVVEKIYSNLDRKSALIIGAGETGELAAVHLRDKGVGKIDIANRTMERAEKLAEKVNGGVIPFPSLKEHLHNYDIIISATSAENLIIHYEDVTAAVKKRKGQPIVIMDIAIPRDIDPKVKEIDSVFYHDMESLKVIVDQNIQKRKNEIPKIESIIMEEMQNFFAWYNTLEIVPVIKSLRNFFDSIREDELEKIKHKVTPEDYYKIEDMTRRLIGRLLHNPTIKLRQLAEQGVNPDDIANHSFLIKELFALENRTNGTEENNKDEN; this is encoded by the coding sequence ATGAACTTTGTCGGAATTACAATAAATCATAAAACCGCGCCGATTGAAACACTCGAATCGCTCCACCTTAACCGCGATGAGATTATCGAATTTATATCGCGCTTGAAAGAGAATTTTAAAGAAGGCGTGATTATATCGACTTGCAACAGAACGGAAATTTATTCGCTTTTGCCGAATTACAATTTGGATTCGAATAAGATAATCGCAAGTTTGCTGGAATTCAAAAAGGTGGAAAATCTTAAGAACGAACATTTCAGGAAATTTTTTTCGTGCGGAGCGGTTAAACATCTCTTCTCGGTGGCTGCGGGAATCGACTCGCTGGTTATCGGCGACAGCCAGATACTGGGACAGGTAAAAGAAGCTTATGAAATTTCCGAAGATATAAATTTCTCAGGTTCCGTAATCAAGAGGGTATTCGAAGCGGCTTTGAAAGTCGGCAAAAGGGCTATCAAAGAGACTGCTATCGGAGAAGGCGCCGTGACCGTCAGTTATGCCGCGGTTCAGGTTGTCGAAAAAATCTATTCTAATCTCGACAGGAAATCCGCATTGATAATAGGAGCCGGCGAAACGGGCGAATTAGCCGCGGTTCATTTGAGAGATAAAGGCGTCGGGAAAATCGATATTGCCAACCGAACAATGGAACGCGCAGAAAAACTCGCGGAAAAAGTTAACGGAGGCGTTATTCCTTTCCCTTCGCTCAAAGAACATTTGCATAATTACGACATAATTATAAGCGCAACGAGCGCGGAAAATCTTATTATTCATTACGAAGATGTGACGGCGGCTGTAAAAAAACGGAAAGGACAACCGATTGTAATTATGGATATCGCTATTCCGAGAGACATCGACCCGAAGGTAAAGGAAATCGACAGCGTTTTTTATCACGATATGGAATCTCTAAAAGTTATAGTCGACCAGAACATTCAGAAAAGAAAAAATGAAATTCCGAAAATCGAATCGATTATAATGGAGGAAATGCAGAATTTCTTTGCATGGTACAACACTCTCGAAATTGTGCCTGTCATTAAATCGCTCAGAAATTTCTTCGATTCGATACGCGAAGACGAACTCGAAAAAATCAAACATAAAGTGACTCCGGAAGATTACTATAAAATCGAAGATATGACGCGCCGACTTATCGGCAGATTGCTCCATAATCCCACAATCAAACTCAGACAACTTGCCGAACAAGGAGTCAATCCGGACGACATTGCGAATCATTCGTTTTTGATTAAAGAATTATTCGCTCTTGAAAACAGAACCAACGGAACGGAAGAAAATAATAAGGACGAAAATTGA
- the hemN gene encoding oxygen-independent coproporphyrinogen III oxidase, whose translation MFDINLDLIKKYDRPGPRYTSYPTAPHFNESFKAENFIDEVIRTNNQDNPPYLSLYYHIPFCDTLCYFCGCNMIVTRNRDRIKQYINYVKNEIDLLRSYLKPDRKVIQLHWGGGTPTHLNPDEIEDLIGYINSNFEMLPEAEKGCEIDPRGLTKEHLAALRNGGFNRISMGVQDFNDKVQKAVNRIQPEDMTRQVVGWVRELGFHSINLDLIYGLPFQTLETFESTVDKIIDISPDRIAVFNYAHVPWLKKHMGLIKPEDLPKPEVKLQILKMTIEKLTSAGYVFIGMDHFAKPEDELAVALREKKLYRNFQGYSTHSGADLYAMGITSISQIGRIYAQNYKKEKEYFEALDNETFPIERGYYLSDDDLLRREVITKIMCDFELDFKTIEDKFNIEFENYFSNALEGLKEFAGDNLVEIDKRKITVTPMGRLLIRNIAMNFDKYLEKENAKYSRTI comes from the coding sequence ATGTTCGATATAAATCTTGATTTGATTAAAAAATACGACAGACCCGGTCCGAGATATACAAGTTATCCGACTGCGCCGCATTTTAACGAATCGTTTAAAGCGGAAAATTTTATCGACGAGGTAATCAGAACGAATAATCAGGATAATCCGCCTTATCTTTCACTCTATTATCATATACCTTTTTGCGATACGCTTTGTTATTTCTGCGGTTGCAATATGATAGTAACGAGGAACCGCGACAGAATAAAACAATATATCAACTACGTCAAAAACGAAATCGATTTGTTAAGGTCATATTTAAAGCCGGACAGGAAAGTCATCCAATTGCATTGGGGAGGCGGCACGCCCACGCATCTGAATCCCGACGAAATCGAAGATCTTATCGGTTACATCAATTCAAATTTCGAAATGCTGCCCGAAGCCGAAAAAGGATGCGAAATCGACCCCCGCGGATTGACCAAAGAACATCTTGCGGCGTTAAGAAACGGCGGATTCAATCGAATCAGTATGGGCGTACAGGATTTCAACGACAAAGTTCAAAAAGCCGTCAACAGAATTCAACCGGAAGACATGACGCGACAGGTGGTCGGCTGGGTGCGCGAACTCGGATTTCACAGTATTAATCTCGACTTGATTTACGGTCTTCCTTTTCAAACTCTCGAAACATTCGAAAGCACGGTCGATAAAATCATCGATATTTCGCCCGACAGAATCGCCGTTTTTAACTACGCGCACGTCCCGTGGCTTAAAAAACATATGGGACTGATTAAACCCGAGGATTTGCCCAAACCGGAAGTTAAACTGCAGATTCTCAAAATGACAATCGAAAAATTGACGTCTGCCGGTTATGTCTTTATCGGTATGGATCACTTTGCAAAACCGGAGGACGAATTGGCGGTGGCTTTGAGAGAAAAGAAATTATACAGGAATTTCCAGGGCTACAGCACTCATTCCGGAGCGGATTTGTACGCTATGGGAATCACTTCGATCAGTCAAATCGGAAGAATTTATGCGCAGAATTACAAGAAGGAAAAAGAGTACTTCGAGGCTTTGGACAACGAAACCTTCCCGATAGAAAGAGGATATTATCTGAGCGACGACGATTTGCTGCGCAGAGAGGTAATTACAAAAATCATGTGCGACTTCGAACTCGATTTCAAAACTATCGAAGACAAATTCAATATCGAATTCGAAAACTATTTTTCCAATGCGCTCGAGGGTTTGAAAGAATTTGCCGGCGATAATCTAGTCGAAATCGACAAACGTAAAATTACCGTTACTCCGATGGGCAGATTGCTGATAAGAAACATCGCGATGAATTTCGATAAATATCTTGAAAAAGAAAATGCAAAATATTCAAGAACCATATGA
- a CDS encoding uroporphyrinogen-III synthase has product MLLDNKKILITKEEGIYRSLQPLAEEGADLIFFPAIKIVPAYNEKEIADLSTEIRNYDYLIFTSQNAVSVFHDIAEKFGLDLSKTKIAVTGKATAEICGEKGFYIHIIPERFSAAGLLERFKNIGAEYKKILIPCSSIARDELHKGLAELGARVTMIKIYDTVQNDPAALADKIDLINEVKPDLFVFTSPSNYRNFIAIMKIDNPVEYFGESNICAIGTTTEKEIRKSGVSVNIVPAEFSLDGISDAIITFYKSTGNMA; this is encoded by the coding sequence TTGTTACTCGATAACAAAAAAATATTGATTACTAAAGAAGAGGGAATTTACAGGTCGTTGCAGCCTTTGGCCGAAGAAGGAGCCGATCTGATTTTTTTCCCGGCGATTAAAATTGTTCCCGCTTATAATGAAAAAGAAATTGCCGATTTGTCGACTGAAATCAGAAATTACGACTATCTGATTTTTACTTCGCAAAATGCCGTTTCGGTTTTTCATGATATTGCCGAAAAGTTCGGTCTCGACCTTTCAAAAACAAAGATTGCCGTGACCGGAAAAGCTACGGCCGAAATATGCGGAGAAAAAGGTTTCTACATTCATATTATTCCGGAACGGTTCAGCGCGGCGGGGTTACTCGAAAGATTTAAGAATATCGGCGCAGAGTATAAAAAAATTCTTATTCCTTGTTCTTCGATAGCCCGGGACGAATTGCATAAAGGACTTGCGGAACTCGGCGCCAGGGTTACGATGATTAAAATTTATGACACTGTTCAAAACGATCCGGCGGCTCTGGCGGATAAAATCGATTTGATTAACGAAGTTAAACCCGATTTGTTCGTGTTTACGAGTCCGTCTAATTACAGGAATTTCATAGCCATTATGAAGATAGACAATCCCGTTGAATATTTCGGCGAGAGTAATATTTGCGCCATAGGAACTACTACCGAGAAAGAGATCAGAAAATCGGGCGTTAGCGTAAATATCGTGCCGGCTGAATTTTCGCTCGATGGAATTTCAGACGCAATCATAACGTTTTATAAATCTACAGGAAATATGGCATAA
- a CDS encoding cytochrome C assembly family protein: MLSTISFFNILLPFLYIIVLSVYAFDFFSEKSKFTHSKRIFLFVTLISHILYIIFRTVEFDHTPITSKFEIFSLLACSIAFSYFLLELLTDIRGTGTFILFFPVIFQIVSSLFIEHNYQVPEVLRNRMLGIHVISALLGYSGFTISAVYGILFLILYKNLKTNKFGLIFNRLPSLEILEKLSFYSVLIGFILLTVAMIIGIIWLPSAFPDFSYGDPKLVGTFFVWIIYCLGIASKLIGKWYGRKVIIFSLTGFVLTMVSLILTSTLQNTFHSFY, from the coding sequence ATGTTATCTACAATTTCGTTTTTCAATATATTGCTGCCGTTCTTATATATAATTGTGCTTTCTGTTTACGCCTTCGACTTTTTTTCGGAAAAAAGTAAGTTCACGCATTCAAAGAGAATATTCCTCTTTGTCACGTTAATTTCTCACATTCTCTATATCATTTTCAGAACGGTGGAATTCGATCACACTCCGATAACGAGTAAATTCGAAATATTTTCGCTTTTAGCCTGTTCGATAGCGTTTTCGTATTTTTTGCTGGAACTTCTTACGGACATAAGGGGAACGGGAACTTTCATACTCTTTTTTCCCGTTATTTTTCAGATTGTCTCTTCGCTCTTTATTGAGCACAATTATCAGGTGCCGGAAGTGCTCAGGAATCGTATGCTCGGAATTCATGTTATAAGCGCATTGCTGGGTTATTCCGGTTTTACAATATCGGCGGTCTACGGTATTTTGTTTCTTATACTTTACAAAAATCTCAAGACAAATAAATTCGGACTGATTTTCAACAGATTGCCGAGTCTCGAAATTCTTGAAAAACTAAGCTTTTATTCTGTCTTGATCGGGTTTATCCTATTGACCGTAGCAATGATTATCGGAATAATTTGGCTGCCGAGCGCTTTTCCCGATTTCAGTTACGGAGACCCGAAATTGGTAGGAACGTTTTTCGTATGGATTATATATTGTCTGGGAATAGCAAGCAAATTGATCGGGAAATGGTACGGCAGAAAAGTTATAATATTTTCGCTTACCGGATTTGTCCTTACGATGGTCTCGTTGATTTTAACGAGCACTCTGCAAAATACTTTTCATTCATTTTATTAA
- a CDS encoding M3 family metallopeptidase has translation MKFFLLLFVIALSTIIPQERIMENPLLKKWNTPFETPPFDEIKDEHFLPAIKYAVEQQKKEIEEIANNSEEPTFENTIVAMEKSGALLDRVSRLFYALNSANTNEKLQRAAREITPLLTRHEDDIYLNDKLFKRVRALYEKKESLGLNAEQMRLLEFYYKDFVRSGANLPPDKKEELRKINEEISSLALKFGENLLKETNAVALVIDNKEDLVGLPESVIQLAAETASEKGYEGKWAFTLQKPSWIPFLQYSPKRELREKLFKAYINRGNNNNEYDNKDIIARIVSLRVKRANLLGYKTHADYVLEVNMAKTPDRVYKFLHELWTPALKRAKSEVEQMQKIIDSEGGNFKLQAWDWWYYAEKLKREKYELDEEMLRPYFKMENVLKGAYEVASRLYGIKFVERNDIQVYNPDVKVFEVLDENGNHVGIFYTDYYPRDGKRSGAWSSSFRVQSNIDGNFITPLVYNVGNFSKPTADKPALMSVDEVNTLFHELGHALHSLLSNTTYYRTKWVPRDFVELPSQIMENWALEPEVLKLYARHYKTGEPIPDELIEKIENSKLFNQGFETVEYLAAAFLDMDWHTLTDTALQNVEEFEKKCFDKLGKIPEIESRYQTTNFAHIVGGYSAGYYSYIWSAVLDADAFEAFKEKGDLFDKETAAAFKKLLSKGGTEDPMQLYIDFRGREPKVDALLKRRGLD, from the coding sequence ATGAAGTTCTTTTTGCTTTTGTTTGTTATAGCTTTATCAACAATTATCCCTCAAGAGAGAATTATGGAAAATCCTTTATTGAAAAAGTGGAACACTCCTTTTGAAACGCCGCCGTTCGACGAAATTAAAGACGAACATTTTCTGCCGGCGATAAAATATGCCGTCGAACAACAGAAAAAAGAAATCGAGGAGATAGCCAACAACAGCGAAGAGCCGACTTTCGAAAACACCATTGTGGCAATGGAAAAAAGCGGCGCTTTGCTCGACCGTGTTTCCCGATTGTTCTATGCTCTGAACAGCGCTAATACAAATGAAAAGTTGCAGCGGGCGGCTCGGGAAATCACTCCTTTGCTAACGCGCCACGAAGACGATATTTATCTTAACGATAAGTTGTTTAAGCGCGTAAGAGCCCTCTACGAGAAAAAGGAATCGCTCGGACTTAATGCCGAACAAATGCGTCTTCTCGAATTTTATTACAAAGATTTCGTACGGAGCGGAGCTAATCTGCCGCCGGATAAAAAAGAAGAATTGCGGAAGATCAACGAGGAAATATCGTCTCTCGCTCTTAAGTTCGGCGAAAATTTATTGAAGGAAACTAATGCGGTTGCGCTTGTAATCGACAATAAAGAAGATCTGGTCGGTTTGCCCGAAAGCGTTATTCAACTGGCTGCAGAGACCGCTTCGGAAAAAGGATACGAAGGCAAATGGGCTTTTACGCTTCAAAAACCGAGCTGGATTCCGTTCCTTCAATACTCGCCAAAAAGAGAATTAAGGGAAAAGCTTTTTAAAGCATACATAAACAGAGGCAACAATAATAACGAATACGACAATAAAGACATTATTGCCCGCATAGTTTCCCTTAGAGTAAAAAGAGCAAATCTCCTCGGTTATAAAACTCACGCGGACTATGTGCTCGAAGTGAATATGGCGAAAACGCCCGACAGAGTTTATAAGTTTTTGCATGAATTGTGGACGCCCGCATTGAAACGCGCAAAATCGGAAGTCGAGCAAATGCAAAAGATTATCGACTCCGAGGGCGGCAATTTCAAGCTGCAGGCTTGGGACTGGTGGTACTATGCCGAAAAATTAAAAAGGGAAAAATACGAACTCGACGAAGAGATGCTGCGACCTTATTTCAAAATGGAAAACGTATTGAAAGGAGCATACGAAGTCGCTTCGAGATTGTACGGAATCAAATTCGTGGAAAGAAACGACATTCAGGTTTATAATCCGGACGTTAAAGTTTTTGAAGTGCTCGATGAAAACGGCAATCACGTAGGAATCTTTTATACAGATTATTATCCCCGCGACGGCAAAAGAAGCGGCGCCTGGTCGAGCAGTTTTCGTGTCCAGTCGAATATCGACGGCAACTTTATAACGCCGCTCGTTTACAACGTAGGTAATTTTTCCAAGCCGACAGCGGATAAACCCGCATTGATGAGTGTGGACGAAGTAAATACGCTCTTCCACGAACTCGGGCACGCGTTGCATTCCCTCTTGTCGAATACGACTTACTACAGGACAAAATGGGTGCCGCGCGATTTTGTGGAATTGCCCTCGCAAATTATGGAAAACTGGGCTCTGGAACCGGAAGTTTTGAAACTTTATGCAAGGCATTACAAAACGGGCGAACCGATTCCCGACGAATTAATTGAAAAGATAGAAAATTCAAAGCTGTTTAATCAGGGATTCGAAACCGTAGAATATCTTGCCGCGGCTTTTCTCGATATGGACTGGCATACTTTGACCGATACGGCATTGCAAAACGTGGAAGAATTCGAAAAGAAATGCTTCGATAAACTCGGAAAGATTCCGGAAATCGAATCGCGTTATCAAACTACTAATTTCGCGCATATTGTCGGCGGATACTCTGCCGGTTATTACAGCTATATCTGGTCGGCGGTTCTGGATGCCGACGCGTTCGAAGCTTTCAAAGAAAAAGGCGACTTGTTCGACAAAGAGACTGCCGCCGCGTTCAAAAAGCTTCTGTCGAAAGGAGGCACCGAAGATCCGATGCAGCTCTATATCGATTTCAGAGGAAGAGAACCGAAAGTCGACGCGCTTTTGAAAAGAAGAGGTCTCGATTGA
- the hemG gene encoding protoporphyrinogen oxidase, with protein MSKKIVVLGAGISGLSTAYWLVKKGYDVTILETKNEPGGSMISRRLDNFLIDYGPNSGLETTPLIRKLVEEVNLSDKMIYANAAASKRYILKNGELIPLPMSPGSFIRTKLFSSGAKFRLMAEPFVSKSDDGYYQSIAEFVRRRLGNEFLDYAIDPFVSGVFAGDPEKLSVKSAFPKLYRLEEVYGGLIKGMIKGARERKQRNEESKQSAKMFSFLEGMQSLPNAIADKLKDNIVFSAKVLNVTGANDKQWKVTYELNGNRESITADTVISTLPAYIAAGVFGELDQKLAERLNSIYYPPVMVLYLGYNKKDIKRKLDGFGFLIPSKEKKHFLGAIWSSSIFPGRSPEDMAAFTLFVGGARSPQLFEMEKSDLIKKVLSEFHQIMNIKGEPVLIENKLWQKAIPQYNLGYIEHEKYFEVFEENHRGIYLRGNYRGGISVGDCIKNSELEIK; from the coding sequence ATGTCGAAAAAAATAGTCGTTCTCGGCGCAGGAATATCGGGGCTTTCAACAGCTTATTGGCTTGTTAAAAAAGGTTACGACGTAACTATTCTCGAGACTAAAAACGAGCCGGGCGGTTCGATGATTTCGAGAAGGCTCGATAATTTTCTGATCGATTACGGGCCGAACAGCGGACTCGAAACAACTCCGTTGATAAGAAAACTCGTTGAAGAAGTTAATCTTTCGGATAAAATGATTTATGCCAACGCTGCGGCTTCCAAAAGATATATTTTAAAAAACGGCGAATTAATTCCTCTGCCGATGAGTCCGGGCTCGTTTATAAGAACAAAATTGTTTTCGTCAGGCGCTAAATTCAGACTGATGGCGGAACCTTTTGTTTCAAAATCGGACGACGGCTATTATCAGAGTATTGCCGAATTTGTAAGAAGACGACTCGGAAACGAATTCCTCGATTACGCAATCGATCCTTTTGTAAGCGGAGTATTTGCCGGCGACCCGGAAAAGCTCAGCGTTAAGTCGGCTTTTCCTAAATTGTATCGCCTCGAAGAAGTATACGGCGGTTTGATCAAAGGAATGATCAAAGGAGCCAGGGAACGAAAACAACGCAACGAGGAATCGAAGCAGAGCGCAAAAATGTTTTCGTTTCTGGAAGGAATGCAGTCGCTGCCCAATGCGATTGCGGATAAATTGAAGGATAATATCGTCTTCAGCGCAAAAGTTTTGAACGTAACAGGCGCAAATGATAAACAGTGGAAAGTTACTTACGAATTGAACGGCAACCGTGAAAGCATTACGGCTGATACGGTTATTTCGACTTTACCCGCTTATATTGCTGCCGGAGTATTCGGAGAACTCGATCAAAAATTGGCGGAGCGCCTCAATTCAATTTACTATCCCCCTGTAATGGTGTTATATCTCGGATATAACAAAAAAGACATTAAACGCAAACTCGACGGATTCGGCTTCCTGATACCTTCGAAAGAGAAAAAGCATTTTCTGGGCGCTATCTGGAGCTCGTCGATTTTTCCAGGTCGTTCTCCGGAGGACATGGCTGCTTTTACATTATTTGTGGGCGGAGCCCGTTCCCCTCAATTGTTCGAAATGGAGAAATCCGATTTGATAAAAAAAGTTCTTTCGGAATTTCATCAGATTATGAACATTAAAGGCGAGCCGGTTTTGATTGAAAATAAACTCTGGCAGAAAGCGATTCCGCAATATAATCTCGGTTATATCGAACACGAAAAATATTTCGAAGTATTTGAAGAAAATCATAGGGGGATTTATTTGCGCGGTAATTATCGGGGAGGCATTTCCGTTGGCGATTGCATTAAGAATTCCGAATTAGAAATTAAATAG
- the hemC gene encoding hydroxymethylbilane synthase yields the protein MKKRKLIIGSRGSELALWQADFVKKQLEKSDKNLEVEIKIIRTKGDKILNKSLSKIGDKGLFTKELENELFKGSIDIAVHSLKDLQTELPEGLILAAVTKRHPVEDVLIARKKKTTIDSLREGAVVATGSLRRKAQLLHLRPDIKIVDLRGNVPTRINKFLESDWDAIILARAGVERLNLKKYISSYISVDEILPAVGQGALGIEVKEDNYDAIEILESIHDFDTYVETAAERSLLKALEGGCQVPIGAYAKKESNGLYLDAVVASLDGTITFRKKARGSSANPEALGKTLAKDLLRAGARKILSDIKSNG from the coding sequence TTGAAAAAACGTAAACTTATAATCGGCAGCCGTGGAAGCGAACTGGCTCTCTGGCAGGCAGATTTTGTCAAAAAACAACTCGAGAAATCCGATAAAAACCTCGAAGTTGAAATAAAGATTATTCGCACCAAAGGCGACAAAATTTTAAACAAATCGCTGTCGAAAATAGGCGACAAGGGCTTATTCACCAAAGAACTCGAAAACGAGCTGTTCAAAGGCTCGATCGATATCGCCGTTCACAGTTTAAAGGACTTGCAAACGGAACTGCCGGAAGGTTTAATTCTTGCCGCCGTAACGAAACGGCACCCGGTTGAAGACGTTCTGATTGCGCGCAAGAAAAAAACAACGATCGATTCATTACGCGAAGGGGCTGTGGTCGCTACCGGTTCGCTCAGGAGGAAAGCCCAATTGCTACACTTGCGACCCGATATTAAAATCGTCGATTTGAGAGGCAACGTGCCGACTCGCATCAATAAATTTCTTGAGTCGGACTGGGATGCGATTATTCTTGCCAGAGCGGGAGTAGAGAGGCTCAATCTCAAGAAATATATTTCTTCGTATATCTCTGTCGACGAAATATTGCCGGCTGTCGGCCAGGGAGCTCTCGGCATAGAAGTTAAAGAAGACAATTATGACGCAATCGAAATTCTTGAGTCGATTCACGACTTCGACACTTACGTTGAAACAGCCGCCGAGAGGTCGTTGCTTAAGGCGCTCGAAGGCGGTTGCCAGGTGCCCATCGGAGCTTATGCCAAAAAAGAATCGAACGGTTTGTATCTCGACGCGGTTGTGGCAAGTCTCGACGGCACGATTACTTTCAGAAAAAAAGCGAGAGGTTCGTCCGCAAATCCCGAAGCTCTTGGAAAAACGCTGGCCAAGGATTTGCTGCGCGCAGGAGCGCGTAAAATTTTGTCCGATATTAAATCGAACGGATGA
- the hemH gene encoding ferrochelatase: MGKNAVVLFNLGGPDSLDSVEPFLYNLFQDPDIFKIPVGQKLFAKIISSRRAPKVVEEYKLIGGKSPINEWTERQRSMLEEKLNQTGSRYDVYTAMRYWKPFTEEAAKKIESGNYDKVVMLPLYPHYSITTTGSSFNEWKRKYRGPEDKFIYIDHYPTHEKYIAALNQRIDETIERFPEDVRDKIHLVFSAHGTPVYLVKKGDPYSLQIKETMEAVMKARNYSHPYHLCFQSKVGPQKWLEPATDDMIKKLASEGHKHLLVIPVSFVSDHIETSFELDIEYRHVADECGIENYFVMTGLNDSPLFIEALYDLVIKNLPPE; encoded by the coding sequence ATGGGTAAAAACGCAGTAGTGCTTTTTAATTTGGGAGGACCCGATTCGCTCGATAGCGTGGAACCTTTCCTCTATAATTTATTTCAGGACCCGGATATATTTAAGATTCCCGTAGGTCAAAAACTGTTCGCAAAAATCATTTCGAGCAGAAGGGCTCCTAAAGTGGTAGAAGAATATAAATTGATCGGCGGAAAGTCGCCTATAAACGAATGGACCGAAAGACAAAGGAGTATGCTCGAAGAAAAATTGAATCAAACTGGTTCCCGGTACGACGTTTATACTGCCATGAGATATTGGAAGCCTTTTACGGAAGAAGCGGCAAAAAAAATTGAATCGGGAAATTACGATAAAGTCGTTATGCTTCCTCTTTATCCTCACTATTCGATAACAACGACCGGATCGTCTTTTAACGAGTGGAAAAGAAAATACAGGGGACCGGAAGACAAGTTTATTTATATCGATCATTATCCCACTCACGAAAAATATATTGCCGCGCTGAATCAACGGATCGACGAAACGATAGAGCGTTTTCCCGAAGATGTGAGAGACAAAATTCATTTGGTCTTCAGCGCTCACGGCACGCCCGTCTATCTTGTTAAAAAGGGAGACCCTTACAGCCTTCAAATCAAAGAAACGATGGAAGCCGTTATGAAAGCTCGGAATTATTCGCATCCGTATCATCTCTGTTTTCAGAGCAAAGTAGGACCTCAGAAATGGCTCGAACCCGCTACCGACGATATGATAAAAAAACTGGCTTCGGAAGGTCATAAACACTTGCTCGTTATTCCTGTTAGCTTCGTCTCCGACCACATCGAAACATCTTTCGAACTCGATATCGAATACCGCCACGTTGCGGATGAATGCGGTATCGAAAATTATTTTGTTATGACTGGATTGAACGATTCGCCATTATTTATCGAGGCGCTTTACGACCTTGTAATCAAAAATTTACCTCCGGAATAA